In Bombus pyrosoma isolate SC7728 linkage group LG2, ASM1482585v1, whole genome shotgun sequence, a genomic segment contains:
- the LOC122577852 gene encoding AP-1 complex subunit beta-1 isoform X2, producing MTDSKYFTTTKKGEIFELKSELNNDKKEKKKEAVKKVIASMTVGKDVSALFPDVVNCMQTDNLELKKLVYLYLMNYAKSQPDMAIMAVNTFVKDCEDPNPLIRALAVRTMGCIRVDKITEYLCEPLRKCLKDEDPYVRKTAAVCVAKLYDINAALVEDQGFLDQLKDLLSDSNPMVVANAVAALSEINEASPSGQPLVEMNAQTINKLLTALNECTEWGQVFILDSLANYSPKDDREAQSICERITPRLAHANAAVVLSAVKVLMKLIEMLQSESDFVGTLTKKLAPPLVTLLSSEPEVQYVALRNINLIVQKRPDILKHEMKVFFVKYNDPIYVKLEKLDIMIRLASQANIAQVLSELKEYATEVDVDFVRKAVRAIGRCAIKVEPSAERCVSTLLDLIQTKVNYVVQEAIVVIKDIFRKYPNKYESIISTLCENLDTLDEPEARASMIWIIGEYAERIDNADELLESFLEGFHDENTQVQLQLLTAIVKLFLKRPTDTQELVQQVLSLATQDSDNPDLRDRGFIYWRLLSTDPAAAKEVVLAEKPLISEETDLLEPTLLDELICHISSLASVYHKPPTAFVEGRAAGTRRSLPARSNSSEDSTQHSAQPHAQVIPAQDSLIGDLLSMDIGGSTMVTPTPAPQSGLGLDLLGSGLDGILGGTDAGSSAPVVSQTTTGLLGDIFGFSQGPTSYTAPKVNWLPAEKGKGFDIWGTFSRKNGQISMDMTFTNKAMQPMGCFAIQLNKNSFGLIPAASLQVPSPLNPGASIDTSVILSTAGAVQRMDPLNNLQVAIKNNIDVFYFACIVPMNVYFAEDGQLDKRVFLSTWKDIPAQNEVQYTLKGVMLTADQVVQKMQQNNVFTIAKRNVEGQDMLYQSLKLTNTVWVLNELKIQPGNPDVTLSLKSRSVEVAPGIFQAYNAILHS from the exons ATGACagattcaaaatatttcaccaCTACTAAGAAGGGAGAGATATTTGAACTTAAATCAGAGTTGAACAAtgacaaaaaggaaaaaaagaaagaagctgTGAAAAAG GTAATTGCATCCATGACAGTGGGTAAAGATGTATCAGCACTTTTCCCTGACGTGGTCAACTGTATGCAGACAGATAACTTAGAACTCAAAAAACTGGTGTATTTGTACCTGATGAATTATGCCAAAAGTCAACCAGATATGGCCATTATGGCTGTCAACACATTTGTTAAG GATTGCGAGGACCCAAATCCGCTGATCCGAGCATTAGCAGTTCGCACAATGGGTTGTATACGCGTGGACAAGATTACTGAGTACCTCTGTGAACCACTGCGAAAATGCCTGAAGGATGAGGATCCATATGTTCGTAAAACTGCAGCTGTTTGTGTGGCCAAGCTTTACGATATTAACGCAGCATTAGTTGAAGATCAAGGATTTCTGGATCAATTAAAAGATCTTCTGTCTGATAGTAATCCCATG gttgttgCAAATGCAGTAGCTGCTTTATCTGAAATTAACGAAGCAAGTCCTAGTGGACAACCTTTAGTTGAAATGAATGCACAgactattaataaattattaacagcACTCAATGAATGTACAGAATGGGGTCAAGTTTTCATTTTAGACTCCCTTGCAAATTACTCACCAAAAGATGATCGTGAAGCACAAAGCATTTGTGAACGTATTACTCCTCGTTTAGCTCATGCTAATGCAGCAGTGGTTCTATCTGCTGTTAAG gtactaatgaaattaatagaaatgttACAATCAGAATCTGATTTTGTCGGCACATTAACCAAAAAGTTAGCTCCACCCCTGGTAACTTTACTTAGCTCTGAACCCGAGGTGcaatatgtagcattgcgaaaTATAAACCTTATTGTACAAAAACGTccagatattttaaaacatgaaatgaaagttttctttgttaaatataacgaTCCTATTTATGTTAAACTTGAAAAGTTAGATATTATGATTCGTTTAGCTTCCCAAGCTAATATAGCTCAGGTTTTATCTGAACTGAAAGAATATGCTACAGAAGTTGATGTAGATTTCGTACGAAAAGCTGTGAGAGCTATTGGTCGTTGTGCCATTAAAGTTGAACCATCCGCTGAACGATGTGTTTCAACTCTTTTAGATCTCATACAAACAAag GTCAATTATGTTGTTCAAGAAGCAATTGTTGTTATAAAAGACATTTTCCGGAAATATCCAAACAAGTACGAAAGTATTATTTCAACTCTTTGTGAAAATTTGGATACACTTGATGAACCTGAGGCGCGCGCATCTATGATATGGATTATTGGAGAATATGCAGAACGTATTGATAATGCAGATGAATTACTTGAAAGTTTCTTAGAAGGATTCCATGATGAAAATACACAAGTTCAATTGCAACTACTCACAgcaattgttaaattattcctTAAAAGACCTACGGATACTCAAGAACTAGTTCAACAAGTTCTTAGTTTAGCGACTCAAGATTCTGATAATCCTGATTTACGAGATCGAGGATTTATTTATTGGCGATTACTTAGTACAGATCCAGCAGCTGCCAAAGAAGTTGTACTTGCTGAGAAACCTCTTATTTCAGAAGAAACTGACTTGTTAGAACCAACACTACTAGATGAATTAATATGCCATATTTCAAGTTTAGCTTCTGTATATCATAAACCACCTACTGCTTTCGTTGAAGGTAGAGCAGCAGGTACTAGGAGATCATTGCCTGCTAGAAGTAATTCAAGTGAAGATTCAACTCAACATAGTGCACAACCTCATGCTCAAGTTATTCCTGCTCAAGATTCCTTAATAGGCGATCTTCTTAGCATGGATATTG GTGGTTCAACTATGGTCACTCCAACACCAGCTCCTCAATCAGGATTGGGTTTAGACCTATTAGGAAGTGGGTTAGATGGAATTTTGGGTGGCACTGATGCTGGAAGCAGTGCACCTGTTGTGTCTCAAACTACTACTGGGCTTCTTGGTGACATATTTGGTTTTAGTCAAGGTCCTACTTCTTATACAGCACCTAAAGTTAATTGGTTACCTGCTGAAAAAGGCAAAGGATTTGACATATGGGGGACATTCTCAAGGAA AAATGGACAAATTAGTATGGATATGACATTTACAAATAAAGCAATGCAACCTATGGGTTGTTTTGCAATACAATTAAACAAAAACAGTTTTGGTTTAATACCAGCTGCATCATTGCAAGTACCAAGTCCTTTAAATCCTGGTGCTAGTATAGATACTAGTGTAATATTATCTACTGCTGGTGCAGTGCAACGAATGGATCCCTTGAATAATCTTCaagttgcaataaaaaataatattgatgtGTTTTATTTTGCTTGTATTGTTCCCATGAATGTATATTTTGCAGAAGATGGACAATTAGATAAAAGAGTATTTCTTAGTACATGGAAAGATATACCAGCACAGAATGAG gtACAATACACATTAAAAGGAGTAATGCTGACGGCAGATCAAGTTGTACAAAAAATGCAACAGAATAATGTATTTACAATTGCTAAAAGAAATGTTGAAGGACAAGATATGTTATATCAATCtcttaaattaacaaatactGTTTGGGTATtaaatgaattgaaaattcaacCAGGAAATCCTGATGTTACT TTATCTTTGAAGTCTCGTTCGGTAGAAGTGGCACCAGGCATATTTCAAGCGTATAATGCAATCCTGCATTcttaa
- the LOC122577852 gene encoding AP-1 complex subunit beta-1 isoform X1, with protein sequence MTDSKYFTTTKKGEIFELKSELNNDKKEKKKEAVKKVIASMTVGKDVSALFPDVVNCMQTDNLELKKLVYLYLMNYAKSQPDMAIMAVNTFVKELATSPMTKDCEDPNPLIRALAVRTMGCIRVDKITEYLCEPLRKCLKDEDPYVRKTAAVCVAKLYDINAALVEDQGFLDQLKDLLSDSNPMVVANAVAALSEINEASPSGQPLVEMNAQTINKLLTALNECTEWGQVFILDSLANYSPKDDREAQSICERITPRLAHANAAVVLSAVKVLMKLIEMLQSESDFVGTLTKKLAPPLVTLLSSEPEVQYVALRNINLIVQKRPDILKHEMKVFFVKYNDPIYVKLEKLDIMIRLASQANIAQVLSELKEYATEVDVDFVRKAVRAIGRCAIKVEPSAERCVSTLLDLIQTKVNYVVQEAIVVIKDIFRKYPNKYESIISTLCENLDTLDEPEARASMIWIIGEYAERIDNADELLESFLEGFHDENTQVQLQLLTAIVKLFLKRPTDTQELVQQVLSLATQDSDNPDLRDRGFIYWRLLSTDPAAAKEVVLAEKPLISEETDLLEPTLLDELICHISSLASVYHKPPTAFVEGRAAGTRRSLPARSNSSEDSTQHSAQPHAQVIPAQDSLIGDLLSMDIGGSTMVTPTPAPQSGLGLDLLGSGLDGILGGTDAGSSAPVVSQTTTGLLGDIFGFSQGPTSYTAPKVNWLPAEKGKGFDIWGTFSRKNGQISMDMTFTNKAMQPMGCFAIQLNKNSFGLIPAASLQVPSPLNPGASIDTSVILSTAGAVQRMDPLNNLQVAIKNNIDVFYFACIVPMNVYFAEDGQLDKRVFLSTWKDIPAQNEVQYTLKGVMLTADQVVQKMQQNNVFTIAKRNVEGQDMLYQSLKLTNTVWVLNELKIQPGNPDVTLSLKSRSVEVAPGIFQAYNAILHS encoded by the exons ATGACagattcaaaatatttcaccaCTACTAAGAAGGGAGAGATATTTGAACTTAAATCAGAGTTGAACAAtgacaaaaaggaaaaaaagaaagaagctgTGAAAAAG GTAATTGCATCCATGACAGTGGGTAAAGATGTATCAGCACTTTTCCCTGACGTGGTCAACTGTATGCAGACAGATAACTTAGAACTCAAAAAACTGGTGTATTTGTACCTGATGAATTATGCCAAAAGTCAACCAGATATGGCCATTATGGCTGTCAACACATTTGTTAAG GAGCTAGCGACATCTCCGATGACAAAG GATTGCGAGGACCCAAATCCGCTGATCCGAGCATTAGCAGTTCGCACAATGGGTTGTATACGCGTGGACAAGATTACTGAGTACCTCTGTGAACCACTGCGAAAATGCCTGAAGGATGAGGATCCATATGTTCGTAAAACTGCAGCTGTTTGTGTGGCCAAGCTTTACGATATTAACGCAGCATTAGTTGAAGATCAAGGATTTCTGGATCAATTAAAAGATCTTCTGTCTGATAGTAATCCCATG gttgttgCAAATGCAGTAGCTGCTTTATCTGAAATTAACGAAGCAAGTCCTAGTGGACAACCTTTAGTTGAAATGAATGCACAgactattaataaattattaacagcACTCAATGAATGTACAGAATGGGGTCAAGTTTTCATTTTAGACTCCCTTGCAAATTACTCACCAAAAGATGATCGTGAAGCACAAAGCATTTGTGAACGTATTACTCCTCGTTTAGCTCATGCTAATGCAGCAGTGGTTCTATCTGCTGTTAAG gtactaatgaaattaatagaaatgttACAATCAGAATCTGATTTTGTCGGCACATTAACCAAAAAGTTAGCTCCACCCCTGGTAACTTTACTTAGCTCTGAACCCGAGGTGcaatatgtagcattgcgaaaTATAAACCTTATTGTACAAAAACGTccagatattttaaaacatgaaatgaaagttttctttgttaaatataacgaTCCTATTTATGTTAAACTTGAAAAGTTAGATATTATGATTCGTTTAGCTTCCCAAGCTAATATAGCTCAGGTTTTATCTGAACTGAAAGAATATGCTACAGAAGTTGATGTAGATTTCGTACGAAAAGCTGTGAGAGCTATTGGTCGTTGTGCCATTAAAGTTGAACCATCCGCTGAACGATGTGTTTCAACTCTTTTAGATCTCATACAAACAAag GTCAATTATGTTGTTCAAGAAGCAATTGTTGTTATAAAAGACATTTTCCGGAAATATCCAAACAAGTACGAAAGTATTATTTCAACTCTTTGTGAAAATTTGGATACACTTGATGAACCTGAGGCGCGCGCATCTATGATATGGATTATTGGAGAATATGCAGAACGTATTGATAATGCAGATGAATTACTTGAAAGTTTCTTAGAAGGATTCCATGATGAAAATACACAAGTTCAATTGCAACTACTCACAgcaattgttaaattattcctTAAAAGACCTACGGATACTCAAGAACTAGTTCAACAAGTTCTTAGTTTAGCGACTCAAGATTCTGATAATCCTGATTTACGAGATCGAGGATTTATTTATTGGCGATTACTTAGTACAGATCCAGCAGCTGCCAAAGAAGTTGTACTTGCTGAGAAACCTCTTATTTCAGAAGAAACTGACTTGTTAGAACCAACACTACTAGATGAATTAATATGCCATATTTCAAGTTTAGCTTCTGTATATCATAAACCACCTACTGCTTTCGTTGAAGGTAGAGCAGCAGGTACTAGGAGATCATTGCCTGCTAGAAGTAATTCAAGTGAAGATTCAACTCAACATAGTGCACAACCTCATGCTCAAGTTATTCCTGCTCAAGATTCCTTAATAGGCGATCTTCTTAGCATGGATATTG GTGGTTCAACTATGGTCACTCCAACACCAGCTCCTCAATCAGGATTGGGTTTAGACCTATTAGGAAGTGGGTTAGATGGAATTTTGGGTGGCACTGATGCTGGAAGCAGTGCACCTGTTGTGTCTCAAACTACTACTGGGCTTCTTGGTGACATATTTGGTTTTAGTCAAGGTCCTACTTCTTATACAGCACCTAAAGTTAATTGGTTACCTGCTGAAAAAGGCAAAGGATTTGACATATGGGGGACATTCTCAAGGAA AAATGGACAAATTAGTATGGATATGACATTTACAAATAAAGCAATGCAACCTATGGGTTGTTTTGCAATACAATTAAACAAAAACAGTTTTGGTTTAATACCAGCTGCATCATTGCAAGTACCAAGTCCTTTAAATCCTGGTGCTAGTATAGATACTAGTGTAATATTATCTACTGCTGGTGCAGTGCAACGAATGGATCCCTTGAATAATCTTCaagttgcaataaaaaataatattgatgtGTTTTATTTTGCTTGTATTGTTCCCATGAATGTATATTTTGCAGAAGATGGACAATTAGATAAAAGAGTATTTCTTAGTACATGGAAAGATATACCAGCACAGAATGAG gtACAATACACATTAAAAGGAGTAATGCTGACGGCAGATCAAGTTGTACAAAAAATGCAACAGAATAATGTATTTACAATTGCTAAAAGAAATGTTGAAGGACAAGATATGTTATATCAATCtcttaaattaacaaatactGTTTGGGTATtaaatgaattgaaaattcaacCAGGAAATCCTGATGTTACT TTATCTTTGAAGTCTCGTTCGGTAGAAGTGGCACCAGGCATATTTCAAGCGTATAATGCAATCCTGCATTcttaa
- the LOC122577855 gene encoding 40S ribosomal protein S27 has product MPLAKDFLHPSPAEEKRKHKLKRLVQKPNSYFMDVKCPGCYAIKTIFSHAQRSVECDGCRTILCTSTGGKARLTEGCSFRRKVQC; this is encoded by the coding sequence ATGCCTCTTGCTAAAGATTTTCTTCATCCAAGTCCAGctgaagaaaaaaggaagcacAAGTTAAAAAGACTTGTACAAAAACCAAATAGCTATTTTATGGATGTGAAATGCCCTGGATGCTATGCCATCAAAACCATCTTTTCACATGCACAGAGATCGGTAGAATGTGATGGATGTCGTACAATATTATGCACATCTACAGGTGGCAAAGCACGATTGACAGAAGGTTGCTCATTTAGGAGAAAGGTCCAATGTTAA